The following proteins are encoded in a genomic region of Cetobacterium somerae ATCC BAA-474:
- a CDS encoding MaoC family dehydratase: MQFSELKIGMKDSISKTITETDIILFAGITTDVNPAHINEEYAKTTMFKHRIAHGMLGAGLISAVLGTRLPGEGSIYLGQELKFLAPVYAEDTITATVEIIELIPEKNRVILKTICTNQNGIEVIAGKATLMKK, translated from the coding sequence ATGCAATTTTCAGAGTTAAAAATAGGTATGAAAGATAGTATTAGTAAAACAATAACAGAAACAGATATTATTTTATTTGCTGGAATAACAACTGATGTAAACCCTGCTCACATAAATGAAGAATATGCAAAGACAACAATGTTTAAACATCGTATAGCACATGGTATGTTAGGAGCTGGTTTAATATCAGCTGTTTTAGGAACAAGATTACCTGGTGAAGGAAGTATATACTTAGGTCAGGAGTTAAAATTTTTAGCTCCTGTATATGCTGAAGATACAATAACAGCTACTGTAGAAATAATAGAATTAATTCCAGAAAAAAATAGAGTTATTTTAAAAACTATATGTACTAACCAAAATGGTATAGAGGTAATAGCTGGAAAAGCTACACTAATGAAAAAATAA
- a CDS encoding beta-ketoacyl-ACP reductase encodes MRLDGKIAVVTGGARGIGAVICEKLAEKGAIVYSCDLGAGEFTNPNIKMVNLNVTDREGITKFVEDVKNQYGKIDILVNNAGITKDSLIQKMTEEAWDAVIDVNLKGVFNMTQAIVPLMLENKSGSIINMSSVVGVYGNIGQTNYVATKSGVIGLTKAWAKEFARKGEQVRTNAIAPGFIKTPMTKDLPEKVINTMVEKTPLRKMGEPDDIANAVLFLASDLSKFITGQTIGVDGGLVI; translated from the coding sequence ATGAGATTAGATGGAAAAATAGCAGTAGTAACGGGTGGCGCAAGAGGAATAGGTGCTGTAATTTGTGAAAAATTAGCAGAAAAAGGAGCTATAGTTTATTCTTGTGATTTAGGAGCTGGTGAATTCACAAATCCAAATATCAAAATGGTAAATTTAAATGTAACAGATAGAGAAGGAATCACAAAATTTGTTGAAGATGTAAAAAATCAATATGGAAAAATAGATATTCTAGTTAATAATGCTGGAATAACAAAAGATTCTTTAATCCAAAAGATGACTGAAGAAGCATGGGATGCTGTAATTGATGTTAACTTAAAAGGTGTATTCAATATGACACAAGCTATTGTTCCATTAATGCTTGAAAATAAAAGTGGAAGTATAATAAATATGTCTTCTGTAGTGGGAGTATATGGAAATATTGGGCAAACAAACTATGTTGCTACAAAATCTGGAGTTATTGGATTAACTAAAGCTTGGGCAAAAGAGTTTGCTAGAAAAGGTGAACAAGTAAGAACAAATGCAATAGCTCCTGGGTTTATAAAAACTCCAATGACAAAGGATCTTCCAGAAAAAGTAATAAACACTATGGTAGAAAAAACACCATTAAGAAAAATGGGAGAACCTGATGATATAGCAAATGCGGTTTTATTCTTAGCAAGTGATTTATCTAAATTTATCACTGGTCAAACTATTGGTGTAGACGGTGGTCTTGTAATCTAA